AGGTGCCGCGCTCGGTGTCTGCGCGCGCTTGGCGCTCACATTGTTGCTTGGCGACGCCGCCTGGCCAATCCTTGCCATCAACGTCGTCGGCGCGTTTGCGATGGGCTGGGCGCGCCCCAACGCGTTCTGGGGCACAGGTTTTCTGGGCGGTTTCACCACGTTTTCAGCAATGATGCTTAACGACGCCTCCTTCTACCTTTTCACCGCCATCGGCTGCATCTCTGCTTGGTTCCTCGGCGATCGGCTCGCCCGATGATCTTTATCTACGCAGCTCTTGGTGGTTTTGTCGGAGGATTTCTCCGCTGGGGCCTTGCCCAACTTTTCCCCGGCAAACGCGCCACCCTCGCAGCCAACACCCTTGCATGCTTTGTCGGTGGTGTCGTTGTCGCCCAGAATCTCCCTCACCTTTATACTGTGCTGCTCATCGCAGGTTTCTGCGGTGCACTGTCCACCTGGTCGACGCTGGCCAAAGAAGTGGGCACTCTGTTGAAAAAACGCCAGTGGACATTGGGTATGGGATACCTTGCCCTCACCTTTGGATTGGGTTTCCTCGCGGTACTTCTGGCACAGCAGCTCTAATCAGCTCTAGAATGGGCGAGCATGAATCGTTCAACAACCTCCCCAGTTGACGCACGCCGACAATTCCGCGCAGGCCTCATCCAACCCACCTCCGGATGGTCCGCTGGATATGCCCAAGCAAACCTCATTGCCCTCCCCCGCGACCTTGCGTTTGATTTCCTCCTGTTCGCCCAGCGCAACCCCAAGCCCTGCCCGGTATTAGAGGTGCTCGATGCCGGCGAGACTTTCGGCGGCATCTTTGGCTCCACCGCAGACGAAGCCGACATCCGAACCGACGCTCCCCAATACCGCATCTATGAGCACGGTGAGCTCATCGATTCACCCTCCCACGCCCTCGACTACTGGCGCGACGACCTCGTCAGCTTCCTCATCGGCTGTTCCTTCACCTTCGAACACCCGCTTATTAGCGCCGGCGTCCCCGTGCGCCACATCACCGAAAACCGCAACGTCCCCATGTATGAGACCTCCCTCCCCTGCCGACCTGCCGGTTCCCTCTCCGGCAACCTGGTGGTCTCCCTCCGCATGATCCCCGCATCCCAAGTCTCCGACGCGGTGCGCATCACCTCCAGATACCCCGCCGTGCATGGCGCACCTATCCACATCGGCGATCCCTCCCTTATCGGAATCACCGACTTGGACAACCCAGATTTCGGCGACGCCCCCATCTCCGAGCCCGGCGACATCCCGGTCTTTTGGGCCTGCGGAGTCACGCCTCAAGCAATGGTGATGGCCTCAAAACCTCCGCTTGCCATCACTCACGCACCTGGCCACATGCTCATCACCGATGCACCCGACCGAGGATTCCAAGTCCCCTAAACAGCGATGACGACCACAAGAATTAAGATCGGGAGTCCTAGAACCGTAGCTGCAGCAATCTTTCCTGGTGTGTGCCCTACATTGAACGTGAAGTTCATTCCCGGGCTGTTTTCAATGAGGATCCGCTTATCGTCTGGATCATTAAAGAATATGCCCCACCGCTTCGCCTGATCCTCCGGCGACCTGGGGTATTTCTTGACAATCTCCTTTTCCTTTTTCAGCAGCACCCATACCAACGCGACGGTTGCCACACCGATAGCCACCAGGCTCAACACGAACCCCGCCGCAAACGGCTGCGCCCTGAGCGAATTGATGACCATCACCAGCACGATCACATTGAGCAGGCACAAATACCAACCCATGTGCGTCATCGTCGCCTTGTAGGTTTCCCACTGCCGGTGCGCTTCGTTCGCTGTTTTCGCTCCGCCCGGACCGGTGATCGCACCCGATTGCATTACCAACATTGCCTGCACACCCAGCAACGTAAGAATGGTAATCACTGGCCCCAATAGCAGCAGGAACAGGAAGTTGGTTACCGTCTTCGGCGACCAACTATCGGCTTCCAAATCTGCATTCCAGTGCGTTGGCATAGGATCCGGCAAGTTGGGATAGAACACAATAAGTGCCAACGCCGTCAGCGCCACAGTGCTGCCAATTGCGATAAGTGGCCAAACCCAGTTGAACGGGAGCTTGGGCAAATTGGGCATGTCGTTTGCTCGGGCGATCATAGTGCCACCCTATCAAGTACGGATTCGCAAACTTTATCCTAAAGTTCCGAATTTCGTCTTTCTAGACAATTTTCTATGCGCTTTAGAAATTTCCCGCCCTTTTTGTTATTCCTAGCGGGAGTATACCCATCAAGCAGGAATTCCCCTCAAGTCAGACATCGCTTAAGAAATAAACAACTATCAAACTTGGTCGTTACGAGAAACGATCAGGCCGCGAACATCGCTGAGGAGTTGCGATGATGTTAGGCTTTTTCGAAGTTTCTGGTGGAGTATGGAAGTTCACACCGGAGTTCGAAAAGATCGATTCGAGTCAAAAGCGAATGAGTAGTTAGTTTTCCGGCTAAGTTATGGCACACCACTTGGCTACAACCCTTTGCGGTTTCACCCACCTCATGATCGTTAATTGATTCTCAAGTGAGATGAACCAACCGAGGAAAATGGTCGGACCAGAATACATCACGGTCCATTATTCACAAGAGTCCACTTTGCGTCACCAGGCAACCAGAGAAGCTAAAGGAAGAGCCCCAATCGGCAACGCCACCGGCTCGCTGAAAGATTCCAAAGTCCAAACCGTACACATCCCAATTGAGGGGGCACGGAGCATACCCACTACCATTTTGACCAGCAGCGTCCATGCATAGATCATGTCGTGCGCAGGCATGACTAAACTCTGCGATCGCAATTACTAGAGGTCTAAAAGCGTCAGGTGAATACGTACAAAGACAGTGGAGACGAAGGTTACCGCATAGCCAGATTCTCTTCCTTCCACGTCGACAAATTTTATCTATTTACGTAGAGGCATTCGGAAGGAAAAAATAGACAGCAAGGCTCCCCCGGCTAGATAAGAAACTAGGTAAGGGGGAAATGCAAATTGGGGTCCTGGATCATAGAAGAGCAAACTTAGTAATATTCCCAAAGGAAGCATAACCCCTGAACCTAAGACAATTCTTCTACGGGTCAAGGTTGACCACCGTAACAGTGGCACGCTCATAATAAATGCGCACAGTGCTATCGCTACGGTGGAGATGAAAATGATAGCGAGAATTTCAGCGGCCTTGTCGGAAAACAAGCCGATAGTTTGAAGTCCAACTATGCCTACGCCCAAAACCCCACCTTGTACCCACCAACCAAATCTATTCCCTGCCATAATTAGTCAGAGCTTCTCTCATATGTTGTAATATGACCTGCCCAATGGGTTGGATGGACTGCTACAACTACTTCAAAGTAAGTGCGAGCTTGCAAGATGCAAGTGTTTTTTGTGAACGTATGGTTTCGATATACATTCTCACAAACCGTCAAAAGATGATCTTTGAACCGCCTGTTACAATTTGCATACCTGCTACTTCCGCCTCCAGATTGATTTACAGCGTCATAACAGATGTCATGTCGAGCACAAGCTCCAGCGAAGTCTCCGTCTTCAGTGAGCGCGGAATCGAAGATATCAGGTGATTTAGTGCAGTAATCATTCAGACTGCCAAGATCAGGATTGTAAATGTATGGTGGTACAGGGATGGTAACACCCCCATTATTAGGGCGTGTCGTTTGAGACGTACTCTTTTGACTAAGAGGGGCTAGTGTACCCATAGCGTGAAATGAAGAGCCCACAGCCTGTCTCGTCATTGAGGAAATAAGAAGATTGTTTACCTCTTTTCCAAAGTAGATAGAATGGCCTGCGGTATTGATTTCTGTTGTCAGGTCAATTACTCCTCCGTCAAAATCTTGAACTAAATGGCCTGAGTGGTTCGTATAAGGGTCGCTAGTTGGAAAACCCAAATGTCCATTTTCGGAACCATTTTGAGCCCATACTTCTGCCATAAGTCCGCTCATTTCGAATGCTCCAGAATTCGGGTGGCAATATACTGTGCCAAATTGAAACTTCGAAAACCGGCCCACTCCATCAGGCGTTGCTGCTTCATCTGCGATTGGAAGTCCAAGATCACTGTTCGGACCACCAAGCATAAGCCATTTATCTAGAATTAGACCATTAATGCTAGCAACCTGGAAACCCTCAAGAACCGGAGTCCGATAAATCCGCCCACCTTGGAACAGTTGAACCCACCCATTAAGTTCACCATCAATAGGGTTTGAACCAGAGACGGGGACTTCACCGCCTAGCGGGTAACCCATCCACCCGGCAGACCACCCATTACGCTGGTACACCTCAGCATTACGAGCAGTAATTGCATGAGCACCAGTATCAGGATGCCAGAAAATGAAACCATTACGGAATTGCTGGTGGAATCCCACACCATCAGGGTTTTGAATCTGTGGACCGATCGGATCAAGCAAGAAACTTAACAGGCCACCCAGCTGGTTATAGCGCTCCAAAATCGCACCACACACATCATAAGCAGTAAAAATAAACCGATGACACGACGCAGCTGTAGGAACAAACGACTGCAATTAAGCTTGCTGATTAGCTACGGCTACTTCTGCCTCATCTGAGGTAGCTTTATCTACCTGTGGTGGCAGCTTTATCTCGTCAGAGAGCATCTCACCGGCAATGATTTCATCATTAAGCGGACCTGCTTGCTCTGCGTCTCGTACAGCCTGGTGAAAAGCGTCAATGTCAGCATCGGTTAAGCCACCGGACCCATCAACCACAGGTGTGCGATCACCGTCTTGGTAAAACTCTTGAACATAGGCGTCGTGGTCTTCTGGTCCTACGATTCGCTCTGCTTGAGCGTTCGCTACCGGTGACATTAAACCCATGGATATCACTACCGCAGCAGCTAAGCTTAACGATTTTTTCACTAATCTCATCATGCTTCTTTCTTAAAAGAAATTATGTACAAGCTGTATAAAAGCACAAGAGTTGCTTGGAGGAGTGAAATCCAGATGAACTTAATTTTATTTACCCCCTCATGGGGATGCCCTGGCCTGTAGCCTTTCTCTGCGGATTAAGAGGCCAAAGTGGCGGGGAGCCACTGAAAAATGTTGAACCTGCACGGTGCATCTGGATCGGTTCTCAAGATTGCTCCGCCTTGAGGTCGCATGCAGTATTACGTGTGTCCCCAAAGCGGGAACCAATCGACTGATTAGTCGATACGGTTTGAATGAAACGGTCTAGAACTCCCGCGGAACACATTGAATCAATTTCAAAGAAGACTCAAGTTCAAATCAACTTTTCAAAAAATTGGTGCACTGATTGATGATGTGATAGTCACGGCAAATTTAGTGGCGTGCTAGAGCGATATCTTTTTTGATGAATTTGTGATCAAGGTTGGAACTTCACCTGAACCACATTTACAGTTTTTAAGGATGGAATTGATTCAATTCCTACTGAACAGAGTTCGATGTAGCAGTGGATACAAGCTCCCCCGAGCCCCATCAAGAGAGAACAATTTAGCTGCGAACCTCAACGTGAGTTTCGTCTTCGGCGTCAACGGTTGCCAAATCGATGGCAGCGCCACCTTTTTCAGCGGCATCCCATGTGGCCTGATCCAAGATGCCCTCGCGCTTGGCAACGATGGCTGGGACCAATGCCTGACCAGTAACATTGGTTGCGGTACGACCCATGTCGATGATTGGCTCGATAGCCAGCAGCAGACCAACGCCTGCAAGTGGAAGACCCAAGGTGGACAGAGTCAGGGTCAGCATGACGGTTGCACCGGTGGTACCTGCGGTTGCGGCAGAACCAAGAACAGACACAATGATGATCAAAATGTAGTCCATGATGCCCAAGTCAATTCCGTAGAATTGCGCAACGAAGATGGCTGCAATCGCGGGGTAAACGGCTGCGCATCCATCCATCTTGGAGGTCGCCCCCAGTGGGATCGCAAACGATGCATAGGCAGTTGGTACGCCTAGGGACTGCTCGGTAACGCGCTGGGTAACAGGCATAACACCCATGGAGGAACGGGTAACAAAGCCAAGGCTGGTCACAGGCCATACGCGCTTGAAAAATCCCAGCACTGGAATGCCATTGAGCTTCAGAGCAACCGGGTAGATCACGAACATGACGATGGCCAGACCAATGTAGATCGCAAGAACGAACTTGCCCAGAGATCCCAATGCGGACCAGCCGTAGGTTGCCACGGCGTTACCGATAAGTGCAGCGGAACCAATTGGTGCAAGACGAATGATCCACCACAGCACGATTTGAATGATCTTGAGGAAGGACTCGGTGAACTTCAGGAAAGGCTCAGCGGACTTGCCAGCCTTGAGCGCTGCAACACCAATGGCGATAGAGATCACCAGAATCTGCAGCACATTGAAGGACAGGCTAACGCCATTGCTCTCGCTGTAGGAGCCAGACAGACCCAAAATGTTTGCTGGGATAATCGACTGAATAAAGCCAAGCCAGCTACCCACGCGAGATGGGTCGGCAGCGTTGGCAGCATCGACGGTCGAGCCAACGCCAGGCTGCATGATCAAAGCGACAGCGATTCCAGCAAGTACCGAGAAGAACGCGGTAAGTGCGAACCAGACGAGGGTGGAAACGGCGAGGCGGGCGGCATTGGCCACCTCACGCAGCTTTGCGACGCTTGTTACCACCGCTGCAAATACCAGCGGCGGAACCATTACTTTAAGCAGTGAGACGTACGCGGACCCAACGCCGCTGAGCAGGCCAGTGAGCCAGCTGGTGTCGCCATCTGCTGCGCCACTGTCCATACCTCGTGCAATGAGTCCGAGGATAAGACCAATGATAAGACCGGCGATGACCTGGGCACCAAAGCCTGTCATCCAGCCGGGAAGGCCTAGTCGGCCTTTCTGTGCGGTGGAGGTTGCCATGTATAGCACTCCTTGGAGTCGTGCGAATGAATTGAATTCATTTACTGTATCCCTCTCAGCAACAAAAGCATGCATTAGTGTGACCAAATTAACCGCACCAGTCTATTTGTAACGTACAGATCGGTCTATAAAGTCTCAAAATCCCAGGTCAAACGGTATGGTCACATACAGCTAAAGGGCTCTCCACCACGTGGTTGAACTGCTCCCCATAATCCGGACTGAGAAATCAGAAACCAGATTGTGGGGAGTTTTCCTATGCATCCACGCAGTAAGCTCAGTCAGACTCAGCGCGAGCGAGCAGTTGATCTATTTGAGGAAGGCTATGGCTCGCAGGCAGTTGCTAACCGTCTTGGGGTCAAACGTAATCAAATACGTAGGCTCGAAAAGCGGTTCCGGTTACATGGCAGACTATGCCTCGTGAGCAAACCAACGAGGAAACAGTATTCCTTCGACACAAAGATGGAGATCCTTCGTCGCTATAAGGCTGGCGAGTTGAAGTCCGATCTTGCCGAGGAATTTGGCTTATCTTCGCCTGACCTGATTAGTCATTGGATGTGGCAGGTCAATAAG
The window above is part of the Corynebacterium deserti GIMN1.010 genome. Proteins encoded here:
- a CDS encoding fluoride efflux transporter family protein, with amino-acid sequence MHKLLQGFSVGAGAALGVCARLALTLLLGDAAWPILAINVVGAFAMGWARPNAFWGTGFLGGFTTFSAMMLNDASFYLFTAIGCISAWFLGDRLAR
- a CDS encoding fluoride efflux transporter FluC, producing the protein MIFIYAALGGFVGGFLRWGLAQLFPGKRATLAANTLACFVGGVVVAQNLPHLYTVLLIAGFCGALSTWSTLAKEVGTLLKKRQWTLGMGYLALTFGLGFLAVLLAQQL
- a CDS encoding putative hydro-lyase yields the protein MNRSTTSPVDARRQFRAGLIQPTSGWSAGYAQANLIALPRDLAFDFLLFAQRNPKPCPVLEVLDAGETFGGIFGSTADEADIRTDAPQYRIYEHGELIDSPSHALDYWRDDLVSFLIGCSFTFEHPLISAGVPVRHITENRNVPMYETSLPCRPAGSLSGNLVVSLRMIPASQVSDAVRITSRYPAVHGAPIHIGDPSLIGITDLDNPDFGDAPISEPGDIPVFWACGVTPQAMVMASKPPLAITHAPGHMLITDAPDRGFQVP
- a CDS encoding DUF1648 domain-containing protein, producing MIARANDMPNLPKLPFNWVWPLIAIGSTVALTALALIVFYPNLPDPMPTHWNADLEADSWSPKTVTNFLFLLLLGPVITILTLLGVQAMLVMQSGAITGPGGAKTANEAHRQWETYKATMTHMGWYLCLLNVIVLVMVINSLRAQPFAAGFVLSLVAIGVATVALVWVLLKKEKEIVKKYPRSPEDQAKRWGIFFNDPDDKRILIENSPGMNFTFNVGHTPGKIAAATVLGLPILILVVVIAV
- a CDS encoding LGFP repeat-containing protein, producing the protein MQSFVPTAASCHRFIFTAYDVCGAILERYNQLGGLLSFLLDPIGPQIQNPDGVGFHQQFRNGFIFWHPDTGAHAITARNAEVYQRNGWSAGWMGYPLGGEVPVSGSNPIDGELNGWVQLFQGGRIYRTPVLEGFQVASINGLILDKWLMLGGPNSDLGLPIADEAATPDGVGRFSKFQFGTVYCHPNSGAFEMSGLMAEVWAQNGSENGHLGFPTSDPYTNHSGHLVQDFDGGVIDLTTEINTAGHSIYFGKEVNNLLISSMTRQAVGSSFHAMGTLAPLSQKSTSQTTRPNNGGVTIPVPPYIYNPDLGSLNDYCTKSPDIFDSALTEDGDFAGACARHDICYDAVNQSGGGSSRYANCNRRFKDHLLTVCENVYRNHTFTKNTCILQARTYFEVVVAVHPTHWAGHITTYERSSD
- a CDS encoding dicarboxylate/amino acid:cation symporter, with amino-acid sequence MATSTAQKGRLGLPGWMTGFGAQVIAGLIIGLILGLIARGMDSGAADGDTSWLTGLLSGVGSAYVSLLKVMVPPLVFAAVVTSVAKLREVANAARLAVSTLVWFALTAFFSVLAGIAVALIMQPGVGSTVDAANAADPSRVGSWLGFIQSIIPANILGLSGSYSESNGVSLSFNVLQILVISIAIGVAALKAGKSAEPFLKFTESFLKIIQIVLWWIIRLAPIGSAALIGNAVATYGWSALGSLGKFVLAIYIGLAIVMFVIYPVALKLNGIPVLGFFKRVWPVTSLGFVTRSSMGVMPVTQRVTEQSLGVPTAYASFAIPLGATSKMDGCAAVYPAIAAIFVAQFYGIDLGIMDYILIIIVSVLGSAATAGTTGATVMLTLTLSTLGLPLAGVGLLLAIEPIIDMGRTATNVTGQALVPAIVAKREGILDQATWDAAEKGGAAIDLATVDAEDETHVEVRS